From the genome of Sulfurovum sp. NBC37-1, one region includes:
- a CDS encoding NAD-binding protein encodes MDIMIAGAGTVGYGLAHTLSFQHNVMVIDKDLSKLNKLDEDVDVLVVHGDVENPKTYQSLNIDTVDLFIAVTDSDEANLLSTLIVEDVVEVKRKIIRLKNDGFLKSHVLEKLSIDYAVFPDITTANKVKALFTFPKANNVKTFHQTKHKLISIRVQYDAQMLYRVNEFVSDAVAIVGIEREKTFFVPSKDERIEKGDLVYLFGDMDAIENISAKLDEKMPSSIKKIVIFGANTLAQKIAKALLDKKLDIKMIEKDISHCRAASELLQDRVTIINSAYEDQRLFEDEGLKNADMIIAASHDDEKNIVKCIEAKEYGIEKVVAVNNDKAYYNLMHKMGVVVVRGSKAGAHYAILEKISSSSIVTQRHFCGGSGILFMRKVYPNSTLIGKKLGNAKIDRSIVLLLREGKLYDFSEISQFEQGDIVVVFGEFENKEEIQQWIYTL; translated from the coding sequence ATGGATATTATGATAGCCGGTGCGGGAACCGTGGGGTATGGCCTTGCCCATACTCTTTCTTTCCAACATAATGTTATGGTGATAGACAAAGATCTTTCCAAGCTCAACAAGCTGGATGAAGATGTCGATGTTCTGGTTGTGCATGGTGATGTTGAAAATCCGAAAACCTACCAGTCGCTCAATATTGACACTGTGGACCTGTTCATCGCCGTTACTGATTCGGATGAAGCCAATCTGCTTTCTACGCTTATCGTGGAGGATGTTGTTGAGGTCAAAAGAAAGATCATCAGGCTTAAAAATGATGGTTTTCTAAAAAGCCATGTTCTGGAAAAGCTCTCTATAGATTATGCGGTATTCCCGGATATCACAACCGCCAATAAAGTCAAAGCACTTTTCACCTTTCCCAAAGCAAATAATGTCAAAACTTTCCACCAGACAAAACACAAACTTATTTCCATACGGGTACAGTACGATGCGCAAATGCTTTACCGTGTTAATGAGTTTGTGAGTGATGCTGTAGCCATAGTTGGTATCGAAAGAGAAAAAACATTTTTTGTTCCCAGCAAAGATGAGCGTATTGAGAAAGGGGATCTTGTCTATCTTTTTGGTGATATGGATGCCATTGAAAATATTTCGGCCAAACTGGATGAAAAGATGCCCTCTTCTATTAAGAAGATCGTTATTTTCGGTGCCAATACACTGGCTCAGAAGATCGCGAAGGCACTGTTGGACAAAAAACTGGATATCAAGATGATCGAAAAAGATATTTCCCATTGCCGGGCAGCTTCGGAACTTCTGCAGGACAGGGTAACCATCATTAACTCGGCTTACGAGGATCAGCGTCTGTTCGAAGATGAGGGGCTTAAAAATGCCGATATGATCATTGCTGCGAGCCATGATGATGAAAAAAATATCGTGAAATGTATTGAAGCAAAAGAATACGGTATAGAAAAAGTCGTAGCGGTCAATAACGATAAAGCCTATTACAATCTGATGCACAAAATGGGGGTTGTGGTTGTCAGAGGCAGTAAGGCAGGTGCTCATTATGCGATCCTGGAAAAGATATCTTCGAGTTCGATCGTCACGCAGAGACATTTTTGCGGAGGAAGTGGGATACTTTTCATGCGGAAGGTCTATCCCAACTCCACATTGATAGGCAAGAAGCTTGGAAATGCAAAAATAGACAGATCGATCGTTCTGCTTTTAAGAGAAGGCAAACTTTATGATTTCTCCGAGATCAGCCAGTTCGAACAGGGGGACATTGTGGTGGTCTTTGGAGAATTTGAAAACAAAGAAGAGATACAACAGTGGATATACACGCTTTAA
- a CDS encoding TrkH family potassium uptake protein — translation MDIHALKNIFKFVSVIGMALSLFLFTAIIVGWIYHEDMSRFLYFDLTLFSINAIIVLLLREHRMKLSIKGGILSVNLIWVLLGVAGAVPFLLYTGITPADAFFEAVSGFTTTGATVFSDIESLPKSILCLRSLMHWLGGMGIIVLGVGLFSLINPSGSMTLFKAESTGIKMEKITPKVKDTAIRLWGIYVLFTVADAIALKLAGMNIFDAVNHAFSTISTGGFSTKNASLGYYDSNVIIWITTFFMIISGINFLAHLKLFSTGKADGYKREEVLWYLAIFIALSLLLSSVDIFVDYDSYFHALTHASFTVASVLTTTGFATLDYEQWGHMAISVIFVAMLIGGNAGSTAGGVKVIRYIVLFKNISVQFKRTLHPNAVLGVFIDHQKVSSQIISSTTGFIFLFVMTNMFLTLYLFARGFDAMTSVSTALACVGNIGPGFALTGPAHNYGFFSDIDKIVLSMGMIIGRLEFYTVFLLFSRSFWKKF, via the coding sequence GTGGATATACACGCTTTAAAGAATATTTTTAAATTCGTCTCTGTGATCGGTATGGCACTGAGCCTTTTCCTTTTCACCGCGATCATTGTCGGATGGATCTATCATGAAGATATGAGCCGTTTTCTCTATTTTGATCTCACTTTGTTTTCCATCAATGCGATCATAGTTCTGCTACTTAGAGAACACAGAATGAAACTGAGCATCAAAGGCGGTATACTTTCCGTCAATCTGATATGGGTCCTTCTGGGTGTGGCAGGAGCGGTCCCTTTTCTCCTTTATACGGGTATTACTCCGGCAGATGCCTTTTTTGAAGCAGTCAGCGGGTTCACTACCACCGGGGCTACCGTTTTCTCCGACATTGAATCTCTGCCAAAATCAATACTCTGCCTTAGAAGCCTGATGCACTGGCTGGGTGGTATGGGGATCATCGTTCTGGGAGTAGGACTTTTCTCGCTCATCAATCCCAGTGGGTCGATGACACTGTTCAAAGCGGAATCGACGGGGATCAAAATGGAGAAGATCACACCTAAGGTCAAAGATACCGCCATAAGATTGTGGGGTATTTATGTGCTCTTCACTGTGGCGGATGCAATTGCTTTAAAGCTGGCAGGGATGAATATATTTGATGCTGTGAACCATGCTTTTTCTACCATATCGACAGGCGGTTTCTCAACGAAGAACGCCTCGCTGGGGTATTATGATTCCAATGTGATTATATGGATCACGACCTTTTTCATGATCATTTCCGGGATCAACTTTCTGGCACATCTGAAACTTTTCTCAACCGGCAAAGCAGACGGATATAAAAGGGAAGAGGTACTCTGGTATCTGGCTATTTTCATTGCCCTTTCACTGCTTTTGAGCAGTGTGGATATCTTTGTGGATTATGACAGTTACTTTCATGCTCTGACACATGCCTCTTTTACGGTCGCTTCCGTGCTTACTACTACAGGATTTGCCACACTTGACTACGAACAGTGGGGGCATATGGCGATCTCTGTGATCTTTGTAGCCATGCTGATAGGCGGAAACGCCGGCTCAACGGCAGGGGGTGTGAAAGTGATACGTTACATTGTATTGTTCAAGAATATTTCTGTACAGTTTAAGCGAACATTGCATCCCAACGCAGTATTGGGTGTTTTCATAGACCATCAGAAGGTCTCGTCCCAGATCATCTCGTCCACAACAGGGTTCATTTTTCTTTTTGTGATGACCAATATGTTCCTGACACTTTATCTGTTCGCAAGAGGCTTCGATGCCATGACCTCTGTATCGACCGCTCTGGCATGTGTAGGGAATATCGGGCCGGGATTTGCCCTGACTGGGCCAGCACATAATTACGGGTTCTTCTCGGATATTGATAAAATAGTTCTTTCCATGGGGATGATCATTGGAAGGCTTGAGTTCTATACGGTATTTCTGCTTTTCAGCAGAAGTTTCTGGAAAAAGTTCTAA
- a CDS encoding cytochrome D1 domain-containing protein, which translates to MKYLLSVLLLGTTFFSTALSAKEKYFVVERESESVAVIEDGLAKRHMEHMHNMNHGIIKFDGDDAYLISRDGYIVKFDPKTEKVEAEYKTSKSAIGFVIGKNYVAVANYDDKSVDILTRDLKPIDKIVTGSKNVGIKIYKDMIIFAQMDNDKVTVLKDENAGKGTPKFKIVKEFKVGKMPFDAMIKDNTYIVGFFLSKAFGVIDLDKMTYSQIKVTAEDNKPVLKVPHFGFWSLSDDRTFIPAVGDNAVMVYDNNFNFIKNIETQGLPVFTSLSPDKKYLAVTYSGKDFPTIQIIDTKTLKIIKTFTFKGKVLHVRWSKEYPSLYVSVNDANQVNVIDTDEWFLEREIFQVKHPSGIFLYESKKKK; encoded by the coding sequence ATGAAATATCTCCTCTCTGTACTCCTTCTGGGAACAACCTTTTTTTCGACTGCGTTAAGTGCGAAAGAAAAATATTTTGTCGTGGAGCGTGAAAGTGAATCTGTTGCCGTTATAGAAGACGGCCTGGCCAAAAGGCATATGGAACATATGCACAATATGAACCACGGGATCATCAAGTTCGACGGTGATGATGCTTACCTGATCAGTCGTGATGGCTATATTGTGAAATTCGATCCCAAAACGGAAAAGGTGGAAGCGGAGTATAAAACAAGTAAATCCGCTATCGGCTTTGTTATTGGCAAGAATTATGTGGCTGTAGCGAACTATGATGACAAATCGGTCGATATTCTTACCCGTGACCTCAAGCCCATTGACAAGATAGTGACCGGTTCGAAGAATGTGGGTATCAAAATATACAAAGATATGATCATCTTTGCACAGATGGATAACGATAAGGTCACTGTACTTAAAGATGAAAATGCAGGAAAAGGGACACCGAAATTCAAGATAGTCAAAGAATTCAAAGTAGGAAAGATGCCTTTTGATGCAATGATCAAGGATAATACCTATATTGTTGGCTTCTTCTTGAGTAAAGCCTTTGGTGTCATAGACCTGGATAAAATGACATACTCCCAGATCAAAGTTACGGCGGAAGACAACAAGCCTGTACTTAAAGTACCGCATTTCGGTTTCTGGTCACTCAGTGATGACAGAACCTTTATCCCAGCTGTGGGTGACAATGCCGTGATGGTGTATGACAACAATTTCAACTTCATCAAAAATATCGAAACACAGGGTTTGCCTGTATTTACCTCGCTCAGTCCGGACAAAAAATATCTGGCAGTGACCTATTCGGGTAAGGATTTTCCGACGATCCAGATCATCGATACCAAAACGTTGAAAATAATCAAAACCTTTACATTCAAGGGGAAAGTACTGCATGTCAGATGGTCAAAGGAATATCCTTCTTTATACGTTTCAGTCAATGATGCCAACCAGGTAAATGTGATCGATACGGATGAATGGTTCCTTGAGAGAGAGATTTTCCAGGTAAAGCATCCTTCGGGCATCTTCCTGTATGAGTCAAAAAAGAAAAAATAG
- a CDS encoding thioredoxin family protein, whose protein sequence is MHKQPLKLLWLWLFPLIVSANFIHWMGDYDTAHQKALKEHKPLLVLVVKQNSALSGKIIQTAFMNKPYVDMINEKMVSVIVTYEGSKSYPVEMYYTTVFPTLFFVDSGKEIVLGEPLYGEKIAPVLLEKIIGYATTHH, encoded by the coding sequence ATGCACAAACAGCCGTTAAAGCTTCTTTGGCTTTGGCTGTTCCCTCTTATTGTTTCAGCCAATTTCATCCATTGGATGGGTGACTACGACACGGCTCACCAAAAAGCGCTGAAAGAGCACAAACCTCTTCTTGTTCTTGTAGTCAAACAAAACTCAGCACTCTCCGGCAAGATCATTCAAACTGCTTTTATGAATAAACCTTATGTCGATATGATCAATGAGAAGATGGTTTCGGTCATTGTAACCTATGAAGGTAGCAAGAGCTACCCTGTAGAGATGTATTATACGACTGTATTTCCGACACTGTTCTTTGTTGACAGTGGGAAGGAGATTGTTTTGGGTGAACCACTTTATGGAGAAAAGATAGCACCTGTTCTACTGGAGAAAATCATAGGGTATGCAACCACGCACCATTAA
- a CDS encoding glycosyl transferase: MPSQASTSMTSKEFLPYLKCVGTGPKRNRDLSKEEMKTVIRAFLKKEVIPEQVAAFMLGWRVKGESIDEFAGAIEVFDEFIKHDPLPNSIEFGYPYDGKVKNPYLLPLTAQYLQKFDVMLSLHGGLLQPAKGGITLKEICDNVTLPANTRFYDRKEYFPELYSFSEIRNKLGLRSSFNTIEKLLGITQSNTAIIGAFHKPFIEKYIALYKDRYKKLIIIKGNEGTPEIFSKCSITIVENDEVTEMKVDPGAFGIAYSKSREPITLERSLEFTQNPSDELLKLAKLNAAVIGFLIGRIDTIEEGMLELKSQIRL, translated from the coding sequence ATGCCAAGTCAAGCATCGACCTCAATGACTTCTAAAGAGTTCCTCCCTTATCTTAAGTGTGTCGGCACCGGTCCCAAACGCAACCGTGATCTCAGCAAAGAAGAGATGAAAACCGTTATACGTGCCTTTTTGAAAAAAGAGGTGATCCCCGAACAAGTCGCAGCGTTCATGCTGGGCTGGAGGGTCAAAGGTGAGAGCATCGACGAATTTGCCGGAGCCATAGAGGTCTTTGACGAGTTCATTAAACATGACCCGCTGCCCAACTCCATCGAGTTCGGCTACCCCTATGACGGCAAGGTAAAAAACCCCTATCTGCTTCCGTTGACCGCACAGTATCTACAGAAGTTCGATGTCATGCTCTCGCTTCATGGCGGACTTCTGCAGCCGGCCAAAGGCGGCATCACGCTCAAAGAGATATGTGACAATGTCACTCTGCCTGCCAATACCCGTTTCTATGACAGAAAAGAGTATTTCCCCGAACTCTACTCATTCAGTGAGATCAGGAACAAACTGGGACTACGCTCTTCGTTCAATACCATCGAAAAACTTCTGGGCATTACCCAAAGCAATACAGCCATCATCGGTGCCTTCCACAAACCCTTCATCGAAAAGTACATCGCCCTCTACAAAGATCGTTACAAGAAACTGATCATCATCAAAGGAAATGAAGGCACGCCAGAGATATTCAGCAAATGCAGCATTACCATTGTAGAGAATGATGAAGTAACAGAAATGAAAGTCGATCCCGGAGCATTCGGCATTGCCTATTCAAAATCTAGGGAACCAATCACCCTCGAGAGATCTCTCGAATTTACACAGAACCCCAGTGACGAACTGTTAAAACTGGCCAAACTCAATGCAGCTGTCATCGGGTTTCTAATTGGAAGGATAGACACAATTGAAGAGGGTATGCTGGAACTGAAAAGCCAGATCAGGCTATAG
- a CDS encoding ribonucleotide-diphosphate reductase subunit beta encodes MDVKHYYNPQGEEILDEKIYGGSPTGFVDFNRSKYRWDSNIYDLMNANTWFPSEVNTSTEKKNFEALTDNEQSIYKMTFAQLSFNDSAQEEYLSDFRRLANNRLVKSVISLQIMQEVNHSKSYAVLLDACGNSEEVFNLYKYDAALNKKNLQVAEQFAKYIDGGSADKMLLSAMASVNLEGIYFLLGFSYIYLLGDKVPGARDMIKFIARDELNTHLPLFANIFKTIQKENNIATSTIDAAYKMIQDAVKIELEYGHYLLDQFPIMGVTHELMEQTVYNYANDRLKKIGLDPIFDESATTYLQKLVTKHLEMNEVKSNFFESNVSNYAKSSIDLNDF; translated from the coding sequence ATGGATGTCAAGCACTACTACAACCCACAGGGTGAAGAGATACTCGATGAGAAGATCTATGGCGGCTCCCCGACAGGTTTCGTCGACTTCAACCGTTCCAAATACCGATGGGACAGCAATATTTATGATCTGATGAATGCCAATACCTGGTTTCCTTCCGAAGTCAATACCAGTACTGAAAAGAAAAATTTCGAAGCGCTTACGGATAATGAGCAGTCCATCTACAAAATGACCTTCGCACAGCTGAGTTTCAACGACTCCGCACAGGAGGAGTACCTCAGTGACTTCAGACGGTTGGCAAACAACCGTCTGGTCAAATCGGTCATCTCGCTGCAGATCATGCAGGAAGTCAACCACTCCAAATCCTATGCGGTACTGCTCGATGCCTGCGGGAATTCAGAGGAAGTTTTCAACCTCTACAAGTATGACGCCGCCCTCAACAAAAAGAACCTGCAGGTCGCCGAACAGTTCGCCAAATATATCGACGGGGGTTCTGCGGACAAGATGCTGCTCTCCGCCATGGCAAGTGTGAACCTCGAGGGGATCTACTTCCTGCTCGGTTTCTCCTACATCTACCTGCTGGGGGACAAAGTACCCGGTGCACGGGATATGATCAAATTCATCGCAAGAGACGAGCTCAACACCCACCTTCCACTCTTTGCAAATATCTTCAAGACCATCCAGAAAGAGAACAATATCGCAACATCCACCATCGATGCAGCCTATAAGATGATACAAGATGCCGTCAAGATCGAACTGGAGTACGGGCACTATCTTCTTGACCAGTTCCCTATTATGGGGGTAACGCATGAGTTGATGGAGCAGACTGTTTACAATTATGCCAACGACCGCCTCAAAAAAATCGGACTCGATCCCATTTTTGACGAGAGTGCAACGACCTATCTTCAGAAACTGGTCACTAAACACCTGGAGATGAACGAAGTCAAAAGTAACTTCTTCGAGAGCAACGTCTCCAACTATGCCAAGTCAAGCATCGACCTCAATGACTTCTAA